The nucleotide sequence AATAACCTACCTGACGAACTATATCTAATTCATTGCCTGAATATGGGTCTTAGTGTGACAATCAAACTTatgaaggctattgagtgtctaTAGAGGATCATatgctcttggtatcatgagagaaatatctcgtgttcttactcagacaaatctctaacCTCTCATGTGTTCTTCCTCAAACAAATCTCTAAcctaggtcattcggattgagataaaaaataattctccgagagaatccgatcagagcgagactcgagtagaaaccgtataggtctaatagtaccatgcccgatatatgatatctgggatattagatggatgagggattaaggTATATGATAAGTGAGGATAGATGGAAGAACTCataactagctcgatattgagcctagagggtcacacgcatatggtacACATTGCGACGAATAAAAGTTTGGATATAAGATATATATCGGAATCCCTATCTTATTGAAaatccaataagctcttgaattattggatcttgtggatgagattcaataagagccaatgaaagattattggataaagatccactaatctaagtggtttgaatagttggataaagatccaatacccaatatgataaGACCCATTAGGGTTCGATAggaaacctctataaatatgaaaaAACCAAAAATCCTTATAGTATAGGTTATacgttatattttaaaaataattattattgttagaaGCCTCTATGGGTATAGATGTTTTGCCACGCAACAATGTACTATTAAATCCGGTCACACTAGGATTGTTAGCACAAAAAAAAACCttatgcacaaaaaaaaaaaaaaatagatttagggCGAGAAAGAGCACTTATGCTACAAGCCTGAAGCACAAAAACTCACGATATCTAAGAAATGTGTTATATTTCACAAATAATTATCGTTGTGATACCCACACGACTTGAGGGCATTAAAAAAACTGAGCTCTTGGGACAACATTATGGAAATTTTTTATTTTCCCACGCCATGTCAAGCCAACTTTAAATCTTAGCCTGAAAATCTCAAAGAAAAAGCATGTTTAAGGTGATAGAAGTGACAGCATTATCAATCACTCGATCTATTAAGTAAAATCCaactctaaagaatgtattttcgtACATAATCCTGAATGGGAACCAGCCATACAAAATTTAGAGAGGATGTAGAATTCTATCAGCATTAAATTAAAACACTGCAACATATTTTTAACTAATAATAATATGCTTGTTGGTGGTAAAAGTTGAGCAGCCTGAACTACAATGATAGGcatttaagtaacaagtggaagattACAACAACATGGTGCCTAGGACATATTCCTGATATACAAGTAAATGACACAGATAAGAATGGATACAAGGTCTTAAATCTAAAAAACAAGTATACATTTCATGGCTCAGTTTTATTGGTCCTATTTACTAGAATATTTTGAATCTAACATTAATAGTGAAACAATAAATATCAACAATTGATATACAGAAGAAAATCTAAAAATGGAAAATTGAAATTGTCATGTATTTTAAGCACAGAACTTTTTCTAATTTCAAAGAGCATGATATGCAAAACCCAACTAATTTATACCTTTTGTTAGACTAATCATTAATCAAGATTAAACTAATGACTAATGTTAGCCTTTTAATAACAGATGACTACGTTGCTCAGTGTTTGTAATGCCACTAACTCACTATACATATATGAATTAACCAAatcaagttcaggagcttgccaaagaagctcatcgaaactcgccaagaagatcgtcgtgaagtctaggagcttgccaggagtccgctggaacattgtcgagagatcgtcggaagttcgccagaagatcgttggaagaaactagacttacggacttgtttagcttagtaaatgtcttagatttcgtagttagcacataattgggattgaaattgggccaacccaattataggctacttgggcccatgtaaggactatgttgggcctaatgaaaggcccaaacaatgacccaagaagtggcaccgtcgtggcatagtcttcgagactatgtcagacggaggtaccgcccaatggtaaggagccaggcggtggtaccacccaatgtagtgtcagtgtcagactgacacaggcggtggtaccacccagcacaggcggtggtaccgcccgaacccaagaaacccaagatgagatgtttttaggctccaagtttaaatcaacttgaggcctttaaatactcctctcatccctggttaagatacacaagacttgagagtaaaaaaagaaagaaacgctgttgcaatcttgtgtgaactcttctcattcttttaagtgttagaatagtttgagagaggagtaagtgggggtataagggttatctcctaaacccgataaaaggagaatcaagttgtaaaaggtggttggtcttcgcctattgaagatcgatagtggataacGGTGGCCttaacgaaagaggaatcggtagagtggatgtaggtcacgacgacctaaccactataaaaatttggtttgcctttgaacaatttactttaaactgcaaactgccttctcattacttgctacgttcttccgtacgctttcaatctaagcatatttccggAATCGatttttcaacgtacgaagaatTTTCAGAAACGCGCCGACTTTTTCCTAaccgtatgcaatttcgaatagtaccgcccggtatgggctgtacgtaccggtccgacggcataccgatacACGGACAGCCCGCTACcagacggaacgtgctacagtattacactgtagcactgctacagtgctacagtaagaggaagaaaattttaaaatcactcGGTACGCCTTAGCGTATCGAGCGGTatacggtaccgtaccgtaccgagcaaaccTTGAAATACcagtatggtacgatattgcataccttggttctaAAAAACCCTTAAAGGTATCAatgaacatgaactttacatggtGTATTAAATAGATAATATTGATAGTTTCACATATCGATAATGTCAAAAACGATGACACAGAAAGAAGGTATATCCTTCCAAGGTTTGTTGCATCATAGCATATTGCTTAGTATAGCTCgatatggaccatactgatagTTGGTCGAGACATCGGTATGGACCAATAATGCGAACCATGCATCCTTCAAGATCTTGGGTTAGAGTATCACTAGAAGAAACCCTAATGGAATATATAGATTgagcagaaaaagaaagaaaaaatactaATATTGTATCCTTCCTTCTTCAAGAGAATTAAGGCCTTGGGCACCAACCCCAAACAATTATGATTTGATAGTATAACCATGACTTACCGAACCAAAATATTGATCATGTTGGTCGAGGTGCCATGCACATCAATAAATGGAAAATATTAATGAACAAAAAACTTTGTAACTTATTTAGAGGTGACTATTTAAGAAACATAAAAGGTTATAAAATTTTGACTCATTGATGTTCATTACATGCATCCTCATATATAATTTGAATCGTTTAAGGTTTCGgatttaacaaaaaaatataaaatttaatcatagattaaaaaaatataaatttaatcgtAAGATAAATAAAGTAAAGCTACTCTTGCCTAAATAGAACATTTctcattggtttcatcattagatATTTTTATAACAATCATTTTCGCTAGACAACCAAATTCTCCTATTACAAGATACCTTGTTACTTTCATATGGTGTTGCTTCCTTGCCATCCCCTATTTTAACTAGGTTGCAGTCGGTACGTATTATAGATatgttatttttcttaatataggGTACCATGCCCGACTTCTTTCTTCAATTCATGATATGCTGGTTTGGATCAAAGTTTCCTTTGGTTGTTTatgtacgtatatgtatatatatgtcccccattaaactaatattttaattatttttgtttCTTCTAGATCCATTAAAATATCACCAAAACCAAAAGGATCATGGGTTAGACATTTTTAGCAATGACATCACCCAAAATTCCTAAAAAAATGAGGAGAGGTGGAATTGCCACCAACAGATCCATGGGCTCACCAATTTCTGTGATATTGATTGTGTATATATTATGGTCATACACAATTTGGAACAGGTTTTTCTTATGTATAATGAGTCCATTCTTGATTGGTGTATATATTATGTTTCGCTGTAGATGGCTAGGGCTGCGGCGTAGCAATTTTAAACAGATTGGGGTTTGACTACTCTACAAAATAGACCATTCATAACTTACAATCATATGTTatgaatcaagccatcaaaaatgTGAGAAAATCCTTATCTTTCATCCAAATTTATATAAAGATGAAAATTCGAAGAAAAGGAGCTGCTAAGGATTCTCTCACATTTTCGATGGCTTGATTCATAACATATGATTGTAAGTTATGAATGGTCTATTTTGTAGAGTAGTCAAACCTCAATCTGTTTAGAATTGCTACGGCCGCAGCCCTAGCCAGCAAAACATATCGTCTTTTGTAGACCTAGTTCCAAAGAGGTTGCCTTAATGTGGTATCTTGACAAGCACACATTTACCAACTAGGATATGAAAGTCGAGACTATAAAAACAGAGCACCATGCTCAATTTAATGCGATATattctttattattttaaataaaattaacatgatataataaaaaaaaactgcACCAGGAATAGCTAAATTTTATGCTAAGAAAATCAGCAACAGATATGCTGttccacttgcaagagaaaagagagagaacgtTACCATTTCGTTTCTTTTACagatatgattattttttataattttaagtttCAATATTGCTTGTGAACGTCTAAGAAGAGTAAACAGACAAAAAACCAAAAACCAATAAATTTCATTACCTTCCTCCATGCATAGCCTCTGTTGGTTTTCTTTTGAGCTTTGTCAACATAATAAAGATAGACCTTGGAAAAAACTAATATGCATGTTTCTAagttattcaaaataaagaaaaaatttaaatccatGAACGCAAGTAAGTAGTAATTGCAAAGATAAGTCTAGTATGTACAGAATAGGAAAGCAAGTGTATTCATGCTATCAATGTAATCAACATCTACGGAAAGAGGCAAGCCCTCTACATTTGAGTAAAGGCAAATTCACTTTATTCTTCTTCAAATAATCTCCTCAATAAGACCCAaacaatatttattatttttcttctgcCCTAACTTTTCAGCCTTTTCCTTTGGTACATTTCGTAAACAATTTAGGAAACAAAGTTGTGTTGTGCTTATATATTCTAAATGACAATTTGTTAACCTGATATCAGTGGGCATAATGCGCCactttctttgttatttttgttaaaattaacatgatataataaaaaataatgtcaGAGTGGAGGCATTACCTTAGTAAGACATCAACATAAACCAATATTCTAGAAGATTGTAAGTGTGGCCTTAACAAATGAAGCTCAGCAAAATCAATATGTAGACAGTAACTGCAACAGGAATAGCTAAATTTTATGCTAAGAAAATCAGCAACAGATATGCTGTTCCACTtccaaaagaaaagagagagaatgtTACCATTTCGTTTCTTTTAcatatatgtttattttttaGTTCATCTTATTTCAATATTATATTCTCAACTTCTGAAGGTATATCGTGGTTCCTTTTTTTTAAAATGCTTTTGTGCGGTCTAGATCATGTAAGGCATACAATAAAGTTTAGatcaatattaaaaaaatgacACTAAGGTCACACAAGGCCCATCACCAACTATTAAATCCTaagtatataaattaaaaaatataaattactgaattTAATTAAGCATGTCAACAAAGATACAGTTGAGTCAAAAAAACACTAAAGGTCTGAAAAGACTTGTTTATCAAGTCCTATGTATACATGGAAAACTATTTATATTGCACCTAAATCTCATCTTATTTTAAAAAGAAACTATAATTAAGCATAATTTTCTTCTGATCCAGCAATCCACATTATCATTTGGAACCAAGATAAATATTGAATGTATAGAAACTGAAAAGAAGGTATTTATTTATGTAGAAGGATAAAAACAATAGATCCAAGTATCTTATATTGCCAACTAAAAGGGCTCTTTAGCAGATGTATAATAGTCTATGTAAAGTATAAAGTAGAGTAGAAAGGCATCTgtaaaccaaagaagaaggtagGAACAATATGTAATACCATAGAAGAGGCTTAGGAACATCATGGTCTTGCATAATTACCAAAATATAAGTTATGGCTTTTGTTCTGGCAACAAATAGTGAGAACATGTTTTCAGCTAGTGATGGTGAAGCAAAAGTAGAGGAATGCTGATGGACAGTGCTTCAGAACCTGCAGTGCTTATAATTTAAAGTTTCAATATTGCTTGTGAAGGTCTAAGAAGAGTAAACAGACAAAAAACCAAAAACCAATAAATTTCATTACCTTCCTCCATGCATAGCCTCTGTTGGTTTTCTTTTCATAACTTAACCATCCCCCACCATCGCACTACCCCCACCCCCAAAACACCCACCTCTTTCTGCTTTTCACTAATGACACTACCAAGAGGGAGACGATTTCCATGAATGATAACTACAACTTCAAAAGTGATGTCTACTTTGTGATTACAAGTTCACTTTCGTGAAAGTATATCCATCTTTAGGTTTCACTATCTCTTTTATTAAATACAAAGGACCGAGAAGCCAACCTTACAACAACAGAACATCGACAACATAAAATATTTCATTGTAGATCATCATAATATTTTTGCCATTTCCTTAGACACTTGCACCTTTCACTTACAGTGACTTTTCTTTAAGCTGCAAAGAGAAATAACCTCCATAAAAACCACAGTCGTAATCAACTCTGTCCATATCACTGCCAGTTAAGCGAAGAATTCAACGAGTTTCATATAAGAATTTTGTCTTAGTGTAGATAAAAATACAAAGATCGCTACACTTAATTGTTACCTCACTTTTGTTGAGCTAATCTGGTTTGGTACAATTTCATCTACTAAGAAGAAATCACTCTGAAAACATTCAGAGAAATTTACATCAAATGTTTACTCTGAGACAAAAAAAAGCATCTAGAAGTTTAATTCGCTTAGTACCTTGTCTTCCTGCGAGAACTCACAAGTTGAGATTATGTGTTCAATATCCTTCCCCTTCTCTGTGGATACAAGCAATACCAAAGTCCCTACATATACATCTGATCTGGAGAGAAATACTGAGTACATTTGAtcatattttctctctctctctctctctctctctctctctctctcacacacacacacatacacacacacattcaACTAAATTACACAAGAATGATCTCTGATCTGGAGAGAAATAACAAGTACATTTGAtcatattttctctctctctctctctctctcacacacacacacattcaacTAAATTACACAAGAATGATCAAAGGTAGTCATACCTATAGCAAAAACAAAGTAAATGAAGCTGATCGATGACTGGCTTATGTTACGATCAATTTTTCTTCTAGTACTGTCTATGTTTTTAATCTTTTCTTGACAGTGAAAACAAAGCTTAAGTTATTCATTGTTGGAAGCGGCACGGTCTTTATCATCAAACATCTTCGTTTCAAGTAGAAAAACTAAAAACCATTATTCTAAGAAAAGCAAAAATCGAAAATGATAACATTTGAAGAAGATGCAatatgcctcttggctcccaactacacTCTACTGTTATtgatgagtagtcaaactttgatccgTCATTCTGTCTCTACTGGCAAATGATCTTAACTCACAAATGATTCTGACTCTGGTGTGAGATCGGTTAAGTTTTGTTGATCCATATTTTTTCCGACGAATCTCTCAAATGATGAAAAATAACAGGGATGTGCATTTGTCTGTGTTtgttgtgtatgtgtgttatATGTTATGTATacgtatgtgtgtgttgtgtgtgtgggtGTGTGTTGTATGTGTGTGCGttgtattttgtgtgtgatgtgtatgtgtgtatttatgtgttgtgtgtgtggagTGTGttttgtatttatgtgtgtgtatgtgtttttgtatgttatgtgtgtatatgtgtgtttgtgtatgttgtgtatcatgtgttgtgtgtgtgtttgtattgtttgtgtgttatgttatatgttgtgtgtttgtgttatgcattgtgtgtgtgtgttatgtgtgctgtgatgtgtgtgtgttttgtgttatgtgttatgtatgtgtgtgttgtgttgtgtTTGTTTTGTGTTCTATATTGTGTGTGTGCTGTGTGGTGTGTGAATTTTGTTTGTTTTGTAtattgtgcttgtgtgtgttgtcTATGTTGTGTGTATATTATGTATATGTGTGTTTGTTCTACATGAgtgtattgtgtatgtttgtTGTGCGATATGTGAGTTGTGTTTGTTTTGCATTATGTGTGTGCGTATGTGTACCTGTTacgtgtgttgtatgtttattttttatatgtcGTGTTTGTTTTATGTGATATGTTTGTGTACTGTATATGTTATGCGTGTGTAGTATACGTTGTTATGAGtcatgtgtgtatatgtgtgttgtgtttgttATGTGCGTattgtgtgtagtatgtgttttATGAGTTACGTGTATACATGCGTGTGTTATGTGTATATGTGGGCAtgtgttgtgtatattatgtgtgtgtgttgtgtatattaagagttgtgtgtgtatgtgtgttgtgtatgttatatgtgtgtgttgtatgttgtgtgtgtatgttgtgtCTTTTAAGTGTTGTGCTTTATTTGTGTTGTGTGTTATTTATACTGTGTTTTGTTTTATTGTGTATGTAATGTGTATAGTGTGTATTgttttgagttgtgtgtgtatgtatgcatTGTGTATAgtgtgttattatgagttgtgtgtaagtGTGTAATGTATATGGATccttgtgtgttgtgtgttgtttttgtgtgtgttggtttttgtgtatgttatgtgtgtgtgtattgtgtatgtgttatatgtgtgtgtgtgtgtgttgtatgttatatgtgtgtgtgtaatgtgtgttgtttatgtgtgtgtatatgtgcatGTATATTGTGTATGTGCGTGTGTCGTGTGTCGTGTATATTGTGTATGTGtattattatgagttgtgtgcTTATGTgtatgtattgtgtatattatgtgtgtgtagtgtttgttgttatgagttgtgtgtatgtgtgtgtgttgtgtttgtgtCGTCTGTATGTATATTACGAGTTGTGTGTATGTAtgcatgttatgagttgtgtgtgtatgtgtgtttgtATTATGAGTCATGTGTGTATGTGTATGAGTTGTGTATATTATGCGtgtgtgtattgttatgagttgtgtgtgtattgcatatatgttatatgtatatgtgtgttgtTACAATGTGTGTgctatgtgtagtgtgtgttgttatgagttgtgtgtatatgtgtgtgttgtgtatgctatgcgtgtgtgtgttgttatgagttgtatgtgtatgtgtgcgtattgtgtatgttatatatgtatatgtgttatGTGTGAGTGTTTTATATAGTGTGTTGTGaaggtgtgtattgtgtatagtaTGTGTTGTTATgaattgtgtgtatatgtgtgtgttgttacaAGTTGTATGTGTTGTGTTTGCTTTGTGtttatgtagtgtgtgttatgagttgtgtgtaaatGTGTGTATGTGTTGTTAAaagatgtgtgtgtatgtgtttgtgttgtgtatgttatattTGTATGTAGTGtgcgttgtgtatgttatgtgtgtatgtaGTATGTGTtctttgtatgtgtattgtgtttgtgttgtttatgttatttttggGTTCGTTGTTTGTGTAGTGTGTAGTGCGTgtagtgtgtatgtgtattgtgtgtgtgtagtgtaatgttatgtgttgtgtgtgtgtgtattgtgcgtGTTATATTTGTGTTATTTTCGTACGTGTTGTTTAatgtgtttgtgtgtgttgtgtgtatgtgtattatgTATTTGTATTGtgtgttatgtgttgtgtgtgtagtgttgtgtgtattgtttgtgttcttttcgtgtgtgttgtttattgtgtgtgtgttatgtatatatatgtattgcgtgtgtgttgtgtatgttatgtgtgtgtgttgtttcaAGTTGTGTGAATATGTGTTTGTGTTATGTATGTTATGTTTCTATGCAGTGTGTGTATAGTATgtattgtgtgtattgtgtgtatagtTTAtgttgttatattatttttgtgtgttgtgtgtgtagtgtgttgtgtatatatatatgtgtattgtgtgtgttgtttgtgttatttttgtgtgtgttgtttattgtgtgtgtgttgtgtgtatgtttaTTGTTTGTGtagtgtgtgtgttatgtgttatttgtatgtgtattgtgtgtattgtttgtgttattttcatatgtgttatttattgtgtgtgtgttatttatctgtgttgtgtgtatgtgtattgtgttgtgtgtgtgtagtgttatgttgtatgtgtattgtgtttgtATGTAGTGCTTGTGTAGCCtgtattgtgtgtgtgtagtgtgtgttgtttgtatgtgtattatgtttgtgttgtttatgttattgtattatttttgtgtgtattgtgtgtgtagtgtgttgtttgtatatgtattgtgttgtgtgtatatgtgtattgtgtgttgtttgtgttattttcatgtgTGTTGTatattgtgtgttgtgtgtatgcatagtgtgtgttatgtgttgtttgtgtattgtttgtgttattttcgtgtgtgtgtatgtatgtgtgttgtgtgtgtgttgcgTATGCTATGTATGTTTGTGTTGTGTATGTATTGTGTGTGTTGTatagtgtgtgtgttgtgtgtatgtgtattgtatgtgtgtagtgtgtatatgtgtattatgtgttgtgtgtatatgtattgGGTGTATAGTGTGtattatgtgttgtgtgtatatgtgtactAAATTAATAGCTTCTATTACTTAAAAAGAGATTACTAAATTAATATCATGTGATACAAACCTAAGTATAACAtgccataaaaaaaaatgaaaggagaCTAAACTAAATTGGACAAGAATATTCACTCAAGCATTAGAACTACGAAAGTCTAATTAAGCTTCAATCAAGATAATGCTTACCTGAATAAATATCACATTCATTTACTGGCTGTGGCCGGTGCCCTCCTTTCTTCATAAACTTTCCGAGCCACTTAACGGCAACCAATCCAATTATCTCTTCTTCCTTCATAAGAAGCACAAACAACATGATCATAACAACACTATGACCAAATAATCTACTCCACCTCAGGTCCCCCTATCAATGTAATTATGCCATTGACAGAAGGTTTCCTTGCCAGTGGGCAGAAATCCATCACGAGGCAAAGGAACACTCGATGTCCAAAAGAACCAACCTACTGACTCTTCTCCTCCGGACCAAGAAATCAAGAATCTGCGATCAAACAGCCATGATAGGGCTGGAAGCAAGAAAAAACATCACTGGCCTAACGAGAGAAAAAAAACCTCCTCGTCAATTGCCATCTTCATTGCAAGCTAGGCGGCAGCAGAGCTCGCCATGAAAATATGTGGCcaaaagaatctattcaaaagaaTCCTTGTACCGACACTTCTCTGCACCAAGGATCAAGAATCTGCGATAGAATGGCCACCATAGGACAGGAAACAAGCGAAAGCATGCAATCACCATCGATGCAACTATAGAAAACCCTCCTTGTCGATCGCCACTTTTGTTTTCAGcctctaccaaggaagctaagctgGCGATGGAGTCTACAGCTAGGTTTTCGCCACCGTCGAGGAAGGGACGGTCATGAAAATACACCAAAAGAATCTTTCTCAAAGAATCACCGTACAGAACCATCTTTGGAACAAAGATCAAGAACTTATGATGGAACAATGACAATAAGGATGGAAGCAAGCAAAAGCATGCCATCGTTATCGAAGACCGATGCAACGAGAGAAAACCCACCTCCTCCTCGTCCATGAAAACTAGGGTTGCGATGGATTCAACCACCACGCTGTCGCCACCATTGAGGAAGTGGTTGGGCAGCCTGAAAATTGACCAAAAGAATCTTTCCTAAAGAATCCTCATATTGACCCTTAATACTTGGTCGTCGTTCATATAGAGAACAATATCCCTTGCTATCAACCACACTAAAATATATGTCATCTCTAGACAACAAGAGAAGGGAACAGTAGCTTTCAAGATATTCCTTGCTGCCATATATAATCTGAAGAAAATGAAAGATGAGCAGTGTTCAAGCATGGAAAGTTAATTCTGCAAAATAAGTACCACAGCTAATTCCTCAGCTGTCACtgtccttttattttctgaaagCTCCATCCAAGAACACTCCAGAATCCTGTGGGAAACCAATAACTAAAAATGTCTCCAAGTTCTAATTTTCTGACACTTACTAAGACCTGAGCTTTCTGAACAAATTCAGAGATATCTGCGTGGTCAAAGTCTTCAATACCAGGTACAACGTATGTGACTTATTGGGGCTTTATTGAGCAACTCACTCCATtcttcttaaaaattaaatactAAACTAAATTGGATACCTCAGAATCAGTAATATCAAATATAACATAGAGTAGTCAGAGGAGATATAACTGATAAACAAAGACCTAGATATCTATTTAGCAGCAGAAGTTGTTTATAGGAACCGGATCACAAACCATCCAGTTTTTCTTCCCATCAGGCTTTTGGACAACTGGTGGCAATGTCTTTTGGGAAACTTTCCTAAACTCAAGCAATAATCCtgcaagttttcttctccaatttagCATCAAATAACTCCTTACTGCTTGGTAATCCCACTCTGGAAAGATAGCaaacataacaaaaaacaaataTTCAAACTAATGAACAAATAAACAAATGCCAACTTCAACAAAAGTAAAAGAATGTCCTACTGgtttcataaaacaaattaacCTTTGAGAAAAATTCAATTATCCTCGCTAAATAAGATTAGAGTTGAAACTTCA is from Musa acuminata AAA Group cultivar baxijiao chromosome BXJ3-8, Cavendish_Baxijiao_AAA, whole genome shotgun sequence and encodes:
- the LOC103996540 gene encoding uncharacterized protein LOC103996540 isoform X2, whose protein sequence is MIMLFVLLMKEEEIIGLVAVKWLGKFMKKGGHRPQPVNECDIYSDVYVGTLVLLVSTEKGKDIEHIISTCEFSQEDKSDFFLVDEIVPNQISSTKVSLKKSHCK
- the LOC103996540 gene encoding uncharacterized protein LOC103996540 isoform X3 encodes the protein MKKGGHRPQPVNECDIYSDVYVGTLVLLVSTEKGKDIEHIISTCEFSQEDKSDFFLVDEIVPNQISSTKVSDMDRVDYDCGFYGGYFSLQLKEKSL
- the LOC103996540 gene encoding uncharacterized protein LOC103996540 isoform X1 yields the protein MIMLFVLLMKEEEIIGLVAVKWLGKFMKKGGHRPQPVNECDIYSDVYVGTLVLLVSTEKGKDIEHIISTCEFSQEDKSDFFLVDEIVPNQISSTKVSDMDRVDYDCGFYGGYFSLQLKEKSL